The nucleotide window AACTTTgtatttcttcattttttttcttttttttttcaaattcATCATGctcatttaaataatatacctcatacatttttctattttttaaatatatctatataaataataaaataaatagtttattttgttttcttattattagtagtatattttaaaatctttttaaaagttattcattaaaaaaaaatatatatatatatatatatatattattattatatatataaaatttatattatgttatctaaataaaacatttaaacaaaaaaaatatataaaattaaaaaatatgatgaaatatatataaaaacaaataaaatataaaaattataaatatttatagaaatttacaaatatttacaaataaaaaaaaaagaaaaaaaaaaaaaagggaaaaaatgaaaaggtagaaataatattgaattcataaaaatcattaataataatatataataaacattaagaattccatattttatattatatatatatatatatatatatatatatatatatattatgtatgcatgtataatattacatatataatacatttatatatataatgaatacGAATTAACATTTgaataaatgaaatattataagtgtcaaatttcataatttatcaatgaaaaatatatatgaaaaaataaaaaagagcaaaatgtttttataacataatattCGAAATATTTAATGATTTGTATTTCCCTTGCTTTTTTCTTGTATCATCACTCTGaaaatgaaagaaaaaatataaaatatataacttgtatatagaagaaatatataaaaaaatgtttatcaatattaataatatatatatacatatatttatatttatgatttTATCTTTTGATTGTTACCTTTAAACTATCAATTATCAACCACTGATCACTATCTGAATTATAATCAGatgatattttaaataaattattgttttttttctttttttcatcatttgtatttttttgCGTCTTTATAATTGAATCTTCTTTAAAACGAACAACCTTTTTAAcctgtttttttttttcctcaTTATTAAGAAATAATTCATCACgcaaataatttttttggggtattttatttattttcaagTTTACATCTTCCTTTTCAtctaaatataatgatgatgaattcatattatttaaggTATCTAAAGAGATGtggaaataatataataagcTAGCACATGTTGTTAGGAATGAAAGAAGTAAAATTATGAACACATTCTTTGACAcatgtaatataatattccaCATGAAATATCTTTTACTAATCAAATTtgataaattaaaacaaaaaatatatatatttattatggTAGATTCTAAACTTAAAGGAGCTTTTTctatacataataataagatgGGTAAAGATAAAATTTTGATAGAAATATTCTGAACAATTATattgaataaaaataaaaagggACTCACGTAGGTATTCTTGTTATTATAcagaaaaataaaactgCATAATTTaagtaaaatattaaatagGATAACGACCATGgaataatttttgtaattaAGTTTATTTGTGTACAATTGGAAAATTGAAATACCAATTAATTTGGACGACCTGTAATAAGGGAGaaataacataaatttTGTACATACATTTCGTATAAATTTTATGTATGAAGAATAGTATATTTTAcatgataaatatataaataataaatacaaatcgtatacacatatatatatatatatatatgtttttttttttttttgttatattcTTACTGTGATACGAGAGGAATGTAATTAATTAGAGAATGCGGCCAATTAAAATTCTGAACACCATATTGTAAAATGGAAAGTTTGGAATCAATAGcagaattaaataatataataaaaaagattgttttaaataaattttcattaaaaaatattttttttaaaatatttatttggGATAATATGTCTTCTGTATTTTTGACATACACTTCATCACTTCCACttttgaatataatattacgttgtatttttcttttattatttaataaaagtGTTTCTTCACTACATACACATGATATAAGAAAGATGAGGAAGCTTTTGGaaattaaaacaaatatactgactttcaaaatatacatataatataatatgagagaacaaaatatttttacacACATTACATATGATATGTAAAAAACTTTTTCAAAATACATTTGCCTTTTACATCTTTCAACTACTACACCTTCAAATATACAAGATGATAATAACATTTGACTggatataaatgatattatagtaaggtaaatataataatttattttttcattaaaaaGGTAAATAACTAATAACAACAAGGTCGTTATAAATTCactaataataacataatattttctatttaatggaaaatatacaaaattatCCATATATCCACTTTTTCCTATATGTgcctttttttttaaatatcGTGATTTTGACAATCCattctttatatatcttttaaaaaatatttttaaaaataaatatttacttttatatattaaactacaacaatattgtataaattgttcaaaataattatatattttatatatttttctgtAAATAAGGCCaagtatattatttaaattaaaatacaCACTATCTGTTAAAAATGCAAATAATGgctttataaaatataatagtatgaaaatattatatatgttttcCCTAACATGGGGTGTtactttttctttatatgtTGTACTTAATATATGATCATTGTAAcgtaaaaataaaatatataaaaattcactcataaaaaaaaggggAGAAATATTCTTTATCAATTTCGTTATCTTTGAACTATCATCTTCCCtcttaaaaatatgttttatatctgaagttttcttcattttttcttttcatttttttttaaactctttttacaaattgtatataaatattatgattatatatatatatatattagcaataaaatataactttatatatatattattctatCTCATTAAGTggtgtatatataataaaatatatattgcaaattaaatgaaaaatatattacttccaatacaatatatttacaagatatataaaaaaaatcttCAATTTCATTcgttttaaatattaagTTTTAATTgtaaaatgaaaaaatatataaattgacctatatatgcattaatatataatcttatatatattttttcttttttcaattttaatattaataaatgttattgtggtttatttcttctaatgaaaaataaaaaaaaaaaaaaaaaaaaaaaatcgcttttaattttaattccaataatttttttttttttattctcattcctaattatatataaaaaaaaattatgtatattattacatataatattatatatatatatatatatatttttttttttttttttttttggggTGGGGAGGGggaattttataaaaaagaaaatcCCAAGCACAcctttttatatgtataaaaaaaaaatagagAAAAAGTTCTcattcaaaataaaaaaatgatataacattattatatataaataatgctaatatatttaatagaTGATAGGCATATAAACgtattcaaaataaaatataaattaaaaaaaatatatatatatatattaaatataattatgtaataattgcatttattctttctttctttccttctttttttttgtttttttttaatttaaaagaaataaaaatatttacataagagtataaaattaaaataattataaatcATAAACAAGAATATCAATAGGAACTTAATCatttaaaaagatattatatattatatgtcgaaaaggaaataattattaaaaaatattttttttttcattacataagaaaattaatataggttaaacaaataaattttaatgtaattctttataagaaataatgTTTGAATTGTACACATATTTGTGTTTCTTCTCttttataatgaaaatattaaatttaagttctttttttagttatattcatattcatattcatgtgtttgtataaaaatttattgaGATAATATTGCAATATTTAATACTTATATCATATTAACTTAtctttttatgttttatattttatatgtagCTTCATGtgcatatttttattattaattcttatatgatatatatatatatatatatatatatatgacaaatattcttttgtatgtaaatgttaatattaatatttaaaatgaaaaatatacaaaagaaataaatacaaaagagaaacttctttttttttttttttttttctaaatttaTGAAAGTATTTGCTTACTTTTTTGCCTCATATAAACATATCTTcgttttaataaaattaagaTTTTATATAACTTGTTCTTTTTGTGAAAATAAAACTTGTACGTTATTTATacttttcattttcataatttttttttttgcacTGTTATGATATATGAATGAATgttctttatataataatgtatgTATGTGTATTCATCTCATATGCATAATTTATATAGCTACTAAATAACttaacattatttataacatattgaataataaattgTGTTAATACAATGAATGCatcctttttatataaaaatatgaactTAACactaaaataaaagatttttaaatcaaaagaaattataaaaaaaaagaaaaaaaggaaaatattattttatatttccatCCTTTTCCACACTACATTATTGCATtgtacttttttttttttttttattaaatttatgtttatatataaaaactattattagttttattattattatggtATGTAGAACTGAAAAGaggaatataaaataaaatgttatttttacatttaataaaaaagaacatTCTTTTGGTATTCTATGGtctttattttaaaaaaatataaattaggtataaaaaaaaaaaaaaaaaaccttaaaaaatgtggaataaaaataaaataattatatttatattaagCTATATAATAAACTATACACATGTGAACTATTTATTtgcatatatttaatatttttactttatttttattttatatatatttcttatatataatatatagacataattaaaatattatgttatggtttaaaaatatttttgcATGTATTTGAGTCccataattttattatgtattcATATGCATccacacaaaaaaaaaaaaaaaaaaaaattaaaaatcttcaaatgttaataaaatgcgttaaaaaatatttgtccaactttttaatttaattataacgcaataatttttttttgtaaaaaaaaataaaaaaaaagggaaatggtttattatgtaaaatttacacttaattttatgtcattttattttttgtatattttttaatttgaaaacaatataatcaattatatatgtaaaatgtagaatatttatatatttatatatatttacataatattattccTTTGGGcttttttcaaaaaaatagtgatcttttatcatttgtattaaattaataCTATTTAACACttgatattatttttattattttaactttttccatgtttatattttttttttattttatgtattttattttaactTGATTTTTAactatttaatatatatatatatatatatatatatatttttttttttttttttctcattttttttttaaataatatataataggatattaaagaaatacAAGTGAattaaagaataaaataaaattattatgttttaaaacaact belongs to Plasmodium reichenowi strain SY57 chromosome 10, whole genome shotgun sequence and includes:
- a CDS encoding putative membrane protein (conserved Plasmodium membrane protein, unknown function), whose product is MKKTSDIKHIFKREDDSSKITKLIKNISPLFFMSEFLYILFLRYNDHILSTTYKEKVTPHVRENIYNIFILLYFIKPLFAFLTDSVYFNLNNILGLIYRKIYKIYNYFEQFIQYCCSLIYKSKYLFLKIFFKRYIKNGLSKSRYLKKKAHIGKSGYMDNFVYFPLNRKYYVIISEFITTLLLLVIYLFNEKINYYIYLTIISFISSQMLLSSCIFEGVVVERCKRQMYFEKVFYISYVMCVKIFCSLILYYMYILKVSIFVLISKSFLIFLISCVCSEETLLLNNKRKIQRNIIFKSGSDEVYVKNTEDILSQINILKKIFFNENLFKTIFFIILFNSAIDSKLSILQYGVQNFNWPHSLINYIPLVSQSSKLIGISIFQLYTNKLNYKNYSMVVILFNILLKLCSFIFLYNNKNTYVSPFLFLFNIIVQNISIKILSLPILLLCIEKAPLSLESTIINIYIFCFNLSNLISKRYFMWNIILHVSKNVFIILLLSFLTTCASLLYYFHISLDTLNNMNSSSLYLDEKEDVNLKINKIPQKNYLRDELFLNNEEKKKQVKKVVRFKEDSIIKTQKNTNDEKKKKNNNLFKISSDYNSDSDQWLIIDSLKSDDTRKKQGKYKSLNISNIML